In the Pygocentrus nattereri isolate fPygNat1 chromosome 19, fPygNat1.pri, whole genome shotgun sequence genome, one interval contains:
- the LOC108439874 gene encoding tripartite motif-containing protein 16-like yields MSGDLSTTGSSRNYAAYGYVECGPCVGKKQKAVKSCLSCLDSYCPAHLDLHEELHAGKKHKLINATGFLEDKICSRHEKLLEVFCCSDQQCICLMCTMDNHLGHTIVSAAAERTEKQSQLGEPKKKSLQMILEREKELAELQRAVDTHKRCAQAALQESEKIFDEMIRSIEKRRSEVQDLIKAQEKISVSRAEVFLKQLEEEIAGLRKRDEELQHLSLVEDHIHFLQRFVFLSSPPGTSDLPTITVSSAHSFDDVAKSVIQLKKHVDDFCKEDMERITTKVKQIQILTPMTREEVLQYFCDLTLDYNTAYRRLALYDSNKSVVNNDRDLTYPDHPDRFDWPQVLCKETMCGRAYWEVEWGGTNGVNIAVSYRSISRKGGRNECWFGCSEQSWRLYCSPFRYAFRHHSKETYIPKTNHSTRIGVYVDYDAGTLSFYSIADKMILLYKVQTEFTEPLYPGFTVWPGSKLTLCPPAKL; encoded by the exons ATGTCCGGAGACCTGAGCACAACAGGTAGCAGTCGTAATTATGCTGCGTATGGCTATGTGGAGTGCGGTCCTTGCGTTGGGAAAAAGCAGAAGGCCGTAAAGTCCTGCCTGAGTTGTCTGGATTCTTACTGCCCAGCTCACCTGGACCTCCATGAGGAACTGCATGCAGGAAAGAAGCACAAATTGATAAACGCCACAGGCTTCCTCGAGGACAAAATCTGCTCCCGGCATGAAAAGCTGCTGGAGGTGTTCTGCTGCTCGGACCAGCAGTGTATCTGCCTCATGTGCACCATGGACAACCACCTAGGGCACACGATCGTTTCTGCTGCAGCAGAGCGGACAGAGAAACAG AGCCAGCTGGGGGAGCCAAAGAAGAAATCCCTGCAGATGatcctggagagagagaaggagctggCAGAACTGCAGAGGGCTGTGGACACTCACAAG CGCTGTGCACAGGCAGCACTGCAGGAGAGCGAGAAGATCTTTGATGAGATGATCCGCTCCATTGAGAAAAGACGCTCTGAAGTGCAGGATCTGATCAAAGCTCAGGAGAAGATCTCAGTGAGCCGAGCTGAGGTGTTCCTCAagcagctggaggaggagatTGCAGGGCTGaggaagagagatgaagaaCTGCAGCATCTTTCACTGGTTGAGGATCATATCCACTTCCTGCAG cGTTTTGTGtttctctcctcccctcctGGGACTTCTGATTTACCCACAATCACTGTCAGCTCTGCCCACTCGTTTGATGACGTAGCGAAATCTGTAATTCAACTGAAAAAGCATGTGGATGATTTCTGCAAGGAGGACATGGAGAGGATAACTACCAAAG TGAAGCAAATCCAGATCCTCACACCTATGACCAGAGAGGAGGTCCTGCAAT ATTTCTGTGACCTGACACTGGATTACAACACAGCCTATCGGCGCCTCGCACTGTATGACAGTAACAAATCGGTGGTCAACAATGACCGGGATCTGACCTACCCAGACCACCCCGACAGGTTTGACTGGCCACAGGTGTTGTGTAAGGAGACAATGTGTGGGCGCGCTTACTGGGAGGTGGAGTGGGGCGGCACCAATGGGGTCAACATCGCTGTGTCATACAGGAGCATCAGCAGAAAGGGTGGCCGGAATGAGTGCTGGTTCGGCTGTAGCGAGCAGTCCTGGAGGCTCTACTGCTCACCATTCAGGTACGCCTTCAGACACCACAGCAAAGAAACCTATATCCCCAAAACCAACCACTCCACCAGGATAGGCGTGTATGTGGACTATGATGCTGGAACACTGTCCTTCTACAGCATCGCTGACAAAATGATTCTGCTCTACAAAGTGCAGACTGAGTTCACCGAGCCTTTGTATCCCGGCTTTACTGTCTGGCCTGGATCCAAACTGACCCTGTGTCCACCTGCAAAACTGTAG